The window GGGGCCACCTGAACCCCCTGGGGAGCCACCCAAGCTCTTTGAGGAGCCACCAGAGCCCCCTAAGCCCCCTGGGGAGCTATCAGAGCTACTTGAGCCCCCCAGGGAGCCACTTAAGCCCCTCAAAgagccccccgacccccccgggAAGCCACTTAAGCCCCCCTgagccccctccccccaaaaaatgtttCTCCCACAGGTCTCGCTCCTGGGGGAACCCCCCAAAGACTTCAAAATTCCTCTCAACCCCTACCTGAACCTGCAGAGCCTCCTGCCGGCCAACAGCCTGGgaggtgagcccccccccccgcgccccctttttactccccccccccaacatgggGACGGAGGCAAAGGGCCATTTTGGGTGgattttctcctccccccccccccccttcctcccgtGAAATTTTTACCTTTTCAGGTGCCGCCAGCAAAGGGTTTAACCTGAAAAATGGGGTTTTGGGGAGCGTGGCCAACCCCCGAGTCTCCCAGCCCCCCCTGAGtgaccccctcctccccacacccGGACTGGCCGGGGACGCCTACGCCTTCGATTACCAGccggtggggtgctgggggggggctttgggggggacggggggggggagtagaggggtttttttggggggttaaaagggtttttgggggggttagaTGGGTTTTTGGGGGGCTTAGGAACATTGTTTGGGGGGTTAGAAGGGTGCTTTGGGGGGGTTAGATGGGTTGGGGGGGTTAgaagggtgttttgggggggttagatgggttgggggggggtagAAAGGGTTGTTGGGGGGCTTAGGACATTGTTTTTGGGGGTTAGaaaggggtgttttggggggggttagatGGGTTGGGGGGGTTAGGACATTGTTTTGGGGGTTAgaaggggtgttttgggggggttagaTGGGTTGGGGGGCTTAGGACATTGTTTTGGGGGTTAGaagggggtgttttgggggggttagaTGGGTTGGGGGGTAGaagggtgttttttggggggttagggttttttgggggggggttgcaagggttttgggggggttgaaGGGTTTGAGGGGGGTGGGAAAAGTTGAAGGGATTCtagggggggtggcactggagcagCACCTCTGagacaacacccccccccccattttttccGGGAAGGATCTGGGCTCCcggcttttcccccccccccgcgagaCCAGGCTGGCTCCGTCCTGGGGGGCTTCGGGCCCAGCAGGCACAAGGTAAatagcgcccccccccccccccccaaccttggtggggaggggagggatccCCCCAatcctgttttggggggggtccctgattGTCACCTTCCCCCCTCGCAGCTCTCCTCGTCCCCCGGCTTCGAGCGGGGGGGGTTggccccccccttgcccccttTTTACTCAGGATCCCCCAGTTCCTACTTCACCAGTGGCCTTCAAGCTGGGCTCAAGCAGAGTCACCTCACAAGGTGAgcccccccctcgacccccccccccccaagagcgTCCCCAAACTTTGGGGACCCACACAGGCTTTGAGAaccgcccccccctttttttttttccttccccccccccaggccgtCGGGATGCCCCCATCGGGCTCCGCCGACGCCGTCCTCCCCTTGGACCCCCCAGCCACTCGCACAATTCCCACTCAAAGGTAAGAAACGACCCCCCACGAAAAAACAAACACCCTAAACTCCCCCCcccttattaatattatttatttttttttccagaccccCCTGGGGGGCAGAAAGagccttctcccacctcctgccctccccggAGCCCAGCCCCGAGGGCTGCTACGTGGGGCAACActcccagggcctgggggggcACTACGCCGACTCCTACCTGAAGCGCAAGAGGATATTtagcgcccccccctccccccccccaaaaaaatcccccctttcccccctgtAAATCTTGTACAAacgtgggttggttttttgtttggtttttttttttaattttttaatgtttagtctttttcttttttttggggggaggggggggatttttttttttgggggggggttttaAAGTGATATGAAagacttgccccccccccccccttcccccaaccccagccagaggatgaggaggggggtgtgtgtgtctttttgcttccccccccgccccgagtgcTGTAAGGGGAAGGGTGTCACTGAAAGccccccctctcctttttcccagtCCTCCCCCCTCCATTTCCattgcccccccccttttttccccagcgtttcccccccccttttttccccagcgtttccccccccccttttttccccagcgtttcccccccttttttccccagcgttttcccccccccttttttccccagcgtttccccccccttttttcccagcgtttccccccccccttttttccccagcgtttcccccccctttttccccagcgtttccccccccttttttccccagcgttccccccctttttcccagcgttcccccccccccctttttcccagcgttccccccccccctttttccccagcgtttccccccccctttttcccagtgcccccccctcctttccagtcccctctcctttttcccagtgcccctcctccccccccccccagcagtaaCTGGGAGctgcgtgtgccccccccccaaaaaaaaaaccccacgcacTCCCCGCCTTAACCTGCTGcttggggggggagtgggggggggtgtgtgtgctcctGGCCTCGCCCCCCCCTTTTCTCCTACCCGGGGGGGGgctgtttgtgttttattttgtttttaaagactggaGCTGCCGAGATTCTGAGATTTTACACTTTTTTGGGGCTAAAAGTTGCCTTTTTACTTTTCCCGCtcgtttttattgcctttttgggttggttttttttttaaaaaaaagaaaaaaagaaaaaaaaaaaaggaaaagaaaaggttcctcccttcctgctggggggggggcctttGCCTTTActctcacacccccccccccccccccgggttggggggggtcacaggcgccttgggggggggggggtggttcccaccctcctttctcttccctccctctgttttggttttttttttggggggggtttcctAGGTTTTGAGTTGTTGCCCCCTTTCTACTGTCGCCGCTGTCTGGTTTGCTgtaagggggggggaggggggggatgacacaggtgtgtgtgtgtgtcccccccccggaccccccccttccccctcaaaGTAAAGCTATATTTATATCGCCTCTTCCCGTCGTCTTTAATTACGATCGCTGTGGCTTCGTTATCCCTAATGAGgtagctccccccccccaatttgtccctatttccccccccccccaatttgtccctatttcccccccccccaaatttgtcCCTATTTCCTCTCCctatttcctccccccccaaatttgtccctatccccccttccccccccccccccgccacggccaAGCAAATGGGGGGGGGCAGTCTGGATTTcatgtgtgtgcccccccccctttcacGTGTGGGGTCCCCTCCATGTCTGTGCCCCCCTCCCAAATTGGGGGGGTCCCCTGTTCCCCCTCCTGCTGCAAGGAGCGCCCCCCCCCCGTTATAGAGCTTCCCatggctttcccccccccccccctttacaTGGAGCCCCCCCAAattggggggggtcccctgggtccccctcCTCGTGCAAGACACAggccacccccccactccccccccaaaTGCGAGGGTCCCTCCCCCGGAGGTTTAACGAGGCAGTTTAATTAGCGGGAGGGGGCGGCACTAGGACCTGCGCGGCTCCCTCTTGGCTCCGCCCACTCAGGCCGGCGGCGCGGGTCACGTGGCGGGGGGTCACGTGCCGCCCGTCATGGCGGCCTCcatggcggcggccggcggcggctccgtgacgcggcggctgctgcggggggcggcgcggggcctgagcggcggcggaggcggcggagccGCGGCGGAGGAACCGGAGGGCGCCGTGTGGGTACCGGGGAGATCCCGGAACCTGTCCCGGGGCGGCGGTACCGGCaccgggcggggagcgggggggtggtgtgtgtgtgtgtgtgtatcccgGTGCTGATTCCCGGTGTCCCCAGGGTGAACGTCGTCTTCGTGGACCGGGCGGGGCGTCACGTTCCGGTGCGGGGCCGCGTCGGGGACAACGTGCTGCACCTGGCGCAGCGgcacgggctggagctggagggtCGGTACCGGCACCGGGGGCGAGGAGCGGGACCGGGGCTTGGTGGGGGGGAGCACGATCGGACCGGGacagggaccggggggggggtgggggaacacAACCGGGGCTGGGAAGATGGGCACGACCGGACCGGGACCGGGGCTTGGGGGGTGGAGCACGATCGTACCGGGAcagggaccggcaccgggaccggggctgtcggaacgggggggggggggggggcacgaccGAGATGCAGCCGagaccgggggcggggggggggggggcaggttggggTCCGGACCGGGCAGGGGGGTCCCGGCCGGGTCAGTACCGGGagtggggaagagggggggagggTTCCCGTtgcccggagggggggggggggtcccggtgctgagggggggacacgtccccatcccgccgcccccccccccaggtgcctgCGAGGCCTCCCTGGCCTGTTCCACCTGCCACGTCTACGTCAGCGCCCCCCACCTCGACCGGCTGCCGGCCCCCGACGAGCGGTAAcggcccccccggacccccccggACCTCCCCACCGGGTGCCCCCCGCTTGTGTCCCCCCCGATCCCCGCTGTCCTCTGGGGACCCCCCAGGACCCACCCCCACCTCGAGACCCCTGATGCCCCCCTCCTCAGGACCCATCAGCCCCTCCAGGGACCggagtcgtccccccccccccccggaccccaacagccccccctggaacccctgacccccccctctGGGATccagcagccccccctccccagggaccacAGCCCCCCCTAGGACCCATGACCCCTCCCAGCAACTGCAGCCCCCCCATCACAGACCCCTGCCCCCCCTCAGACTCCAACAGCCCCCTCTGggacccctgaccccccccgggacccctgaCCCCCCTCTCTGGGATccagcagccccccctccccagggaccacAGCCCCCCCTAGGACCATGACCCCTCCCAGCAACCGCAGCCCCCCCCATCACagaccctgacccccccccgaccccaacagccccccccctttGAACCCttgaaccccccccccaacccaacaGCCCCCCTGGAACCCCTGACCCCCCCTCTCTGGGATCCAGCAGCCCCCCTAGGACCCACCCATGACCCCTCCCAGCAACTGCAGCCCCCCCATCACAGACCcctgccccccccgaccccaacAGCCCCCCGGACCCCTGACACCCCCCGgacccctgacacccccccaggacccctgacaccccccccgcAACCCcttctaacccccccccccccccttccccaacatCCCACCACCATCCCATGACCGTGACTTCCTCCTCAGCCCCCCACGCTCCCCTCCCCGACCTCGGGCCCCCCTCCCACGGCTCCgagggacccccccacacacagtttcccccccccccctttgtgtgtgcccccccccgccccccctcagGGAAGATGACCTGCTGGACCAGGCCCCGCTGCTGCAGGAGAACTCCCGCCTGGGCTGCCAGATCCTGCTGACGCCGGAGCTGGAGGGGGCTCGTTTCACCCTCCCCAAGGTCACCCGCAACTTCTACGTGGACGGTCACGTCCCCAAACCCCACTgacagcggcgggggggggacacacacccacccacccccccagcaggatgaAACACCCCCCCACCAGCaggataacacacacacacacacccccggcttCCGAGAAGGACGCAGCCCCTCGGGgcagtggggaccccccccccccccccccccccgagcaggaGATGCTGCGGGACGGTGACagtgaggggggccggggggggcgatCGTGGGGTGGGGGTGACACCAGGCTgtgccccaaccccccccaccccgccctctGGGGGGGGCTCTGGATTTGGGGTAACGAGCGCTGCGGTTTGTTAATAATAAATCTCGTCTGAGCGGGGCTCGGGGTCCCTCTGGGGGGGGGTCGGGGtccctctggggggggggggtgtgtccatTGGGGGGGTGGCTCaggccacacaccccccccgagtGAGGGGGAATCAaagtgtggggtttggggggggggggatttgggggaacCCTTCAGGATCAGCCCCtcagttgggttttgggggtgggggggatgtcaGAGAGAGTGGGGGGCACGACCCCCACGAGTGTGAGAtgtgggggggggtcaccccctACTGCTGCCCCATCCTGGGTGGGGTCTGTACCCCATAAGGGGGGCCCTGCCCTGtctggagcgggggggggggggaggatgttcTGACCCATTCTGGGGGGTCCTGCCCTATCTAGGGGGGTCCTCCTCCACCCAGGGGGTCCCTGTCCTGGAGGGGGGGGCGGGTTCTGACCCATTTTGGGGGGTCCTGCCCTATCTGGGGGGGGGTCCTCCTCCACCCAgggggtccctgccctgggggTCCTGTCctgggggggttctggcccattttgggggggtcctgccccatctGGGgggagtcctcctcctcctcccagggggtccctgtcctgtcctgggggggggggggggttctgaccCATTTTGGGGGGTCCTGCCCTCTCTGGGGGGGGTTCTGCTCCACCCAGGGGGTCCTTCCCCGCTGTACCGACGTCCCCCCGCCCTCCGCTGCTGCCCCCGCCCCCGCGCAGCTGGGGCCGGTTTAgggccggtcccggtcccggtgccggtcccggtgccggtgaTGGCGGAGCAGCTCTTCCTGGAGGGGCAGCCCCCCGACTTCTCGCTGCTCCAGCGGCTCCTCTGCCTGGAGCCCGAGCCCTGCCGCCCCCTCCtgccgccccccagccccggaGGGGGCGAGCCCGGTGGCCCCCGCGCCCGCAGGTGGGAACCGGCGGCATCGGGACCCCCGCTCCTGCCCGGGCGAACCGGGGGTGGTCCCGCCTTGGGGGCAACTGGGGACACCGGGAGCCAGGGTGGCTCAGGCCGGGGGGAACCGGGACCGGGGACGGTCCGGCTGGGGGACGGGGGGAACCGGAGGGGACCGGGGAGGGTCAGACCGTGCGGAACTGGAGACACCGGGACCGGGGGGGAAACGGGGACCGCGAACGGTCtggctcggggtggggggaaccGGAGGGGACGGGGCTCaccgggaccggggggggggtcagaccGGGGGGAACCGGAGGCACCGGGACCGGGGGGGAATCGGGGGCACTGGGACAACCGGGGACGGTCAAACCGGGGGGAGGAACCGGGAGAACCGGGACTGGTCCCGCCCGGGGTCgcgggggggggaactggggacacCGGGGGCGAGGGATGGTCTAGGTGGGGGGGTGGAACCGGGGGCACCGGGGATGGTCCCATCGGGGGGAACCGGGACCGGGGATGTTCCTACCGGGGACACCAGGACAACCGGGAATGGTCCCACCGGGGGCGACACCGGGAGAACTGCGGGCACCGGGACCGGGGATGTTCCCAccgggggggacaccgggaccgCGCTGGTCCCACGGGGGAAGAACCGGAGattccccatctcccaccctgCGCCCTAACGGGACCCCCCCCCTCGCCGGGCAGGAGCGGGGTCCCGGAGCCTCCCCCGGGCCCCTGGAGCCCCCCGGGGCCCCCAGGGGAGGGTCTCACCTTCCTACAGGAGACGGCgcggctgctgcccccccccgagccctccccgccgcttcccgccgcccccccggagAACCCGGGTCTCCCCCCGGCCCCCGACGG is drawn from Numenius arquata unplaced genomic scaffold, bNumArq3.hap1.1 HAP1_SCAFFOLD_887, whole genome shotgun sequence and contains these coding sequences:
- the FDX2 gene encoding ferredoxin-2, mitochondrial, with the protein product MAASMAAAGGGSVTRRLLRGAARGLSGGGGGGAAAEEPEGAVVNVVFVDRAGRHVPVRGRVGDNVLHLAQRHGLELEGACEASLACSTCHVYVSAPHLDRLPAPDEREDDLLDQAPLLQENSRLGCQILLTPELEGARFTLPKVTRNFYVDGHVPKPH